One Picrophilus oshimae DSM 9789 genomic region harbors:
- a CDS encoding cobalamin biosynthesis protein → MMLELIVLPAAYVYDVLRGEPYLHPVVFIGKTISFFKKYFYKDSIINGLLFELFIIIINLIPLIIILILLKDVLFLIYIIFSIYIAKSTFAVKSMNQHIKRIINSYKNNDPDAARHYLSYVVRRDTKIDDVLMFSAAIETIAEGFVDGFLSEIMIFPFLGMAGAYAFRIINTMDSNIAYKNDDYKNFGRAAAIFDTVINYIPARISPYLFYIAAIKYSNSGFKWPDNTTDSYNAGYPMSFMAHVLNVRLEKPGEYIINDGARNPSIGDVETALKIYNRASFIAFLISFMISILLFYLNIYSVILI, encoded by the coding sequence ATGATGCTTGAGCTTATAGTTTTGCCTGCTGCATATGTATACGATGTTTTACGAGGTGAGCCTTACCTGCATCCTGTGGTTTTTATTGGTAAAACAATATCGTTTTTCAAAAAATACTTTTATAAAGATAGTATTATAAATGGGCTTCTTTTCGAGCTTTTTATTATAATAATAAATTTAATACCATTGATAATAATCTTAATATTATTAAAAGATGTTCTGTTCTTAATCTATATTATCTTTTCGATTTACATTGCAAAATCAACATTTGCTGTAAAATCCATGAATCAGCATATAAAAAGAATAATAAATAGCTATAAAAACAATGACCCTGATGCGGCCAGGCATTACCTTTCATATGTTGTTAGAAGGGATACTAAAATAGATGATGTTTTAATGTTTTCAGCCGCAATAGAGACCATAGCAGAGGGCTTTGTTGACGGCTTCCTTTCCGAGATCATGATCTTTCCATTTCTTGGAATGGCCGGGGCCTATGCATTTAGAATAATAAACACAATGGATTCAAACATAGCTTATAAGAATGATGATTACAAGAATTTTGGCAGGGCCGCTGCCATATTTGATACGGTAATAAATTACATACCTGCAAGGATATCACCATACCTTTTCTACATTGCCGCGATTAAATATTCCAATTCTGGATTTAAATGGCCTGATAATACAACGGATAGTTACAATGCTGGTTATCCAATGTCCTTTATGGCACATGTATTAAATGTAAGGCTGGAAAAGCCCGGGGAGTATATAATAAACGATGGTGCCAGGAATCCAAGCATAGGAGATGTTGAGACTGCATTGAAAATATATAATAGGGCATCTTTTATTGCATTTTTAATATCATTTATGATCTCAATATTATTGTTTTATCTTAATATATACTCTGTAATTTTAATATAA
- a CDS encoding cobyric acid synthase encodes MKMIQVLGTSSDSGKSTLATAFCRILKDLGYRVSPFKAVNMSLNSIAIKDGSEIARAQWVQAMAAGTEPSAYMNPVLLKPEGHHKSQVIVLGRSIGSMSINDYYNYINKNAKIIKESIDFLSNKYDVIISEGAGSPAEINLAGRDFANIYVSSLYNTPAILVADIDRGGVFASIYGTINLMQRSDLLKYYIINKMRGDQSLLYPGIERIEELTGRKCLGIVPYIDLKLPGEDSLDYNFSGSGSIGIVRYPYMENYSDFDPLIFNEKAFYIKNKEDLKRCDVIILPGSKDVFHDLEYINSNGIADSIKRCSEKKMIIGICGGYQMLGKRINDASGVESDGVSIPGLGLLDIETYYNKTKTTGSVKYRFAENQLKINGSGTGYEIHYGSIVKNNEMPLLITDHGPEGSVSSNGMVIGTNVHGILENNEFYRYITGEYLDYDNIIENSIETLAGIVKKSINIQEFLELLNDA; translated from the coding sequence ATGAAAATGATTCAGGTTCTCGGGACCTCTTCTGATTCTGGTAAATCTACGCTGGCAACCGCGTTTTGCAGGATCCTAAAAGACCTTGGATACAGGGTCTCGCCATTCAAGGCTGTGAACATGTCACTGAATTCCATTGCGATAAAGGATGGTTCTGAGATTGCAAGGGCCCAGTGGGTCCAGGCCATGGCTGCTGGAACCGAGCCCTCGGCCTATATGAATCCCGTCCTGTTAAAACCAGAAGGCCATCATAAATCACAGGTAATAGTACTTGGAAGATCCATTGGTTCTATGAGCATAAATGATTATTATAATTACATAAATAAAAATGCAAAAATAATAAAGGAGAGCATAGATTTTCTTTCAAATAAATATGATGTAATAATATCCGAGGGTGCAGGATCGCCAGCAGAGATAAATCTTGCCGGCAGGGATTTTGCAAATATTTATGTATCGTCGCTATATAATACACCGGCCATTCTTGTTGCTGATATAGACCGCGGTGGAGTGTTTGCATCAATATACGGAACAATAAATTTAATGCAGAGAAGTGATCTTCTAAAATATTATATAATAAATAAGATGCGTGGTGATCAATCACTTCTTTACCCTGGCATAGAGAGGATTGAAGAGCTAACTGGTAGGAAATGCCTTGGCATAGTACCTTACATTGATTTAAAGCTTCCCGGAGAGGACTCCCTTGATTACAATTTTTCAGGCTCTGGAAGCATAGGCATAGTTAGATACCCTTACATGGAGAATTACAGCGATTTTGATCCTTTGATATTCAATGAAAAGGCGTTTTATATAAAAAATAAGGAAGATTTAAAAAGATGCGATGTTATAATATTGCCAGGATCAAAGGATGTCTTTCATGACCTTGAATACATAAATAGTAATGGCATTGCAGATTCAATAAAAAGATGCAGTGAAAAGAAGATGATAATAGGCATATGCGGCGGCTATCAGATGCTTGGAAAAAGGATAAACGATGCATCCGGTGTTGAGTCAGATGGTGTTTCTATTCCAGGTCTTGGCCTGCTAGATATAGAAACATATTATAATAAAACAAAAACAACCGGATCCGTAAAATATAGATTTGCAGAGAACCAATTGAAAATCAATGGCTCAGGAACAGGCTATGAGATACATTATGGTAGCATAGTAAAAAACAATGAGATGCCGCTTTTAATAACGGATCACGGCCCTGAGGGATCCGTTTCAAGCAATGGCATGGTCATAGGAACAAATGTCCATGGAATTTTAGAGAACAATGAGTTTTATAGGTACATAACTGGAGAATACCTAGACTATGATAATATAATTGAAAACAGCATTGAAACGCTTGCAGGGATTGTTAAAAAGAGCATAAATATTCAAGAATTCCTGGAACTTTTAAATGATGCTTGA
- a CDS encoding aminotransferase class I/II-fold pyridoxal phosphate-dependent enzyme, with protein MGHGGNVLEAASKSGMSIRDIIDFSASINDFMEINDIIIKKDQIKMYPQGLKIKNKSLCEFNDALPVPGLTFFIHRLLSYINGNIIIVEPTFNEYKYAFTHGTRINLPFNLINNNPEILNNYNFSLIIIVYPDNPLGNLISRDSLLTISEICRKKSALLFIDESFIFFLKNRYNENDLLNGSTIIGRSLTKILGVPSLRIGYIATDDYNMEISKKITGPWSVPDYVIDYINSIKLDYDFLDIMENEKSFMINNMEAMGFRAAGDHSANFITFMIPDFIDAHDFYSYLIKNGILVRLLDDYECLGEQYIRIGIRRHEFNIKLVNAIRGFLNENDSGSRDLF; from the coding sequence ATGGGTCATGGCGGCAACGTACTGGAGGCTGCATCAAAATCGGGCATGTCAATAAGAGATATTATTGACTTTTCAGCCAGCATAAATGATTTCATGGAGATCAATGACATAATTATAAAAAAGGATCAGATAAAAATGTACCCGCAGGGGCTTAAAATAAAAAATAAAAGTTTATGTGAATTTAATGATGCCCTGCCGGTTCCTGGATTAACATTCTTCATACACAGGCTATTATCGTATATAAATGGAAATATTATAATTGTTGAACCAACGTTCAATGAGTATAAATATGCTTTTACACATGGAACAAGGATAAATCTGCCATTTAATTTAATTAATAATAATCCTGAAATACTAAATAATTACAATTTCTCGCTGATAATTATTGTTTATCCTGATAACCCACTGGGAAATCTAATATCAAGGGATTCTCTATTGACAATATCCGAGATATGCAGAAAAAAATCCGCCCTGCTATTTATTGATGAATCATTTATCTTTTTTTTAAAAAACAGATACAATGAAAATGATCTTTTAAATGGAAGCACGATAATAGGCAGGTCATTAACAAAGATCCTTGGAGTTCCATCCCTTAGGATTGGATACATAGCCACCGATGATTATAACATGGAAATATCTAAAAAGATAACAGGTCCATGGAGCGTGCCGGATTATGTTATAGATTACATAAATAGCATCAAATTAGATTATGATTTTTTGGATATAATGGAAAATGAAAAGTCCTTTATGATAAATAATATGGAGGCCATGGGCTTCAGGGCCGCAGGCGATCACAGTGCAAACTTTATAACATTTATGATTCCTGATTTTATAGATGCCCATGATTTTTATTCCTATCTTATAAAAAACGGCATTCTTGTAAGGCTTTTGGATGATTATGAATGCCTTGGAGAACAATACATTAGAATAGGCATTAGAAGGCACGAATTTAATATAAAACTTGTTAATGCCATCCGGGGGTTTTTAAATGAAAATGATTCAGGTTCTCGGGACCTCTTCTGA